One Sodalinema gerasimenkoae IPPAS B-353 DNA segment encodes these proteins:
- the rlmD gene encoding 23S rRNA (uracil(1939)-C(5))-methyltransferase RlmD encodes MQQGQVVEVEITDLADGGDGVGKCGDRVVFVPDTAIGDRAQVRLVQVKRKYARGKLQDLKHESPSRQRPPCIVADKCGGCQWQHIEHPAQLAAKQNQVIQALVRIGRLDHPPVQPVQTTGESLGYRNKATYPLQVAPSGEIRAGYYQKGSHKLVNLNQCPVQDERLNPFLAQIKRDIAAQGWTIYNEQQHQGELRHLGVRVGRQTGQVLLTLVAKTGKLPELEVQAHRWLSSFDNLVGVCLNLNGDRTNAIFGKSTRTLAGQSFLQEEFAGLQFRLRSDTFFQVNTEAAELIWQAIARELNLQGHETILDTYCGIGTFSLPLAQQAKEVWGIEVHPGSVAQAQENAQLNQIENVEFYTGDVAELLAQDSPLWQAHPQEKPDIVVVDPPRQGCQPPVLEALIDLGCDRLVYISCKPSTLARDLKQLCASGYELKQVQPVDLFPQTAHIEAVAFLTRNNRTSQP; translated from the coding sequence ATGCAACAAGGACAAGTTGTCGAAGTCGAGATTACGGATCTAGCCGATGGTGGCGATGGTGTTGGCAAATGTGGCGATCGCGTCGTGTTTGTCCCCGATACAGCCATTGGCGATCGCGCTCAGGTGCGTCTGGTTCAGGTCAAACGTAAGTACGCCCGGGGCAAACTCCAGGACTTAAAGCATGAGTCCCCCAGTCGCCAGCGTCCTCCTTGCATTGTCGCCGACAAATGCGGTGGCTGTCAGTGGCAACATATTGAGCATCCGGCCCAGTTAGCGGCTAAACAGAATCAGGTGATCCAGGCCCTGGTGCGAATCGGCCGTTTAGACCATCCCCCAGTGCAACCGGTGCAAACCACCGGGGAGAGTCTCGGCTATCGCAACAAGGCCACCTATCCGCTGCAAGTTGCCCCCAGTGGGGAGATTCGGGCGGGATATTACCAGAAAGGGTCTCATAAACTGGTCAATCTCAATCAATGTCCGGTTCAAGATGAGCGTCTCAATCCCTTTCTGGCGCAAATCAAACGGGATATCGCGGCCCAAGGTTGGACGATTTATAACGAACAGCAGCATCAGGGGGAACTTCGTCACCTTGGCGTTCGGGTGGGTCGGCAGACGGGTCAAGTTTTGTTAACCTTAGTGGCCAAGACTGGGAAATTGCCCGAACTTGAGGTTCAAGCACACCGCTGGTTAAGCAGCTTTGATAATTTAGTTGGGGTTTGTCTGAACCTCAATGGCGATCGCACCAACGCCATTTTCGGCAAATCCACCCGAACCTTAGCCGGTCAATCGTTTCTCCAAGAAGAATTTGCCGGGTTACAATTTCGCTTGCGATCGGATACCTTCTTTCAGGTGAATACGGAAGCCGCTGAGTTGATTTGGCAGGCGATCGCCCGGGAATTGAACCTACAGGGCCATGAGACCATCTTAGATACCTACTGTGGAATTGGCACCTTTTCCCTACCCCTGGCCCAACAGGCCAAGGAGGTTTGGGGAATTGAAGTCCACCCCGGTTCCGTGGCCCAAGCCCAGGAAAATGCCCAACTCAATCAGATTGAGAATGTGGAGTTTTATACCGGGGATGTGGCCGAACTTTTGGCACAAGACTCACCGCTATGGCAAGCCCATCCTCAAGAAAAACCTGATATCGTAGTGGTTGATCCGCCCCGTCAAGGCTGTCAGCCCCCCGTGTTAGAGGCATTGATTGACCTCGGCTGCGATCGCCTCGTCTACATCAGTTGTAAACCCAGTACCTTGGCCCGAGATCTCAAGCAGCTTTGTGCCAGTGGCTATGAGCTAAAGCAGGTTCAACCCGTGGATTTATTCCCCCAAACCGCTCATATTGAAGCCGTTGCCTTTCTGACTCGCAATAACCGAACCTCCCAGCCCTAG
- a CDS encoding YkvA family protein — MSCRFWDKSGTLLYLISPLDISPDVLPILGQVDDVAILFLLMSELWQMVREGLAPSEEIASDVNSTVNAPNDEDTVDVEAVSVD; from the coding sequence ATGTCCTGCCGATTTTGGGACAAGTCAGGAACCCTCCTTTATCTCATCAGTCCCTTGGATATCTCCCCCGATGTCCTGCCGATTTTGGGACAAGTCGACGATGTCGCAATTCTGTTCTTACTGATGTCAGAACTGTGGCAGATGGTTCGAGAGGGATTGGCCCCCTCCGAGGAAATAGCCAGCGATGTTAACTCAACGGTCAATGCTCCAAACGATGAGGACACGGTGGATGTCGAGGCCGTCTCAGTCGATTAA
- the lpxD gene encoding UDP-3-O-(3-hydroxymyristoyl)glucosamine N-acyltransferase — protein sequence MKFSELVAQLAEAGVVGSFSVDANLDITQVAAIEEATTGSISFIEGDGYANHLQTTQASAVILPEDELLQQQAQERGIAWISTASPKALFADTICLFYQPYRPEPGIHRTAIIHESATLGANVSVGAHVVIDANVTVGDEVCIGANVVVYPGVVIGDRCYLHANCTIHERTQIGVDCRIQSGVVLGAEGFGFVPSAHGLKRMEQSGCVIIEAGVEIGCNSTVDRPAVGETRIGANTKIDNLVQIGHGCRIGKNCAICAQVGLAGGVTLGDGVTLAGQVGVANRAKIGAGATASAKTGIHRDVKAGALVSGFPAIDNALWRRSAALYKRLPELYQSLRQIQQRLNQDS from the coding sequence ATGAAATTCTCTGAACTTGTCGCACAGTTGGCTGAGGCCGGGGTGGTTGGCAGCTTTAGTGTTGATGCTAACCTCGATATCACCCAGGTAGCTGCCATTGAGGAGGCGACAACTGGCTCTATCTCCTTTATTGAAGGGGATGGTTACGCCAATCACTTACAAACCACCCAAGCCAGCGCCGTCATCCTACCCGAGGATGAGTTGTTACAACAGCAAGCTCAAGAACGAGGTATCGCCTGGATTAGTACAGCCTCCCCCAAAGCCCTCTTTGCCGATACCATTTGCCTGTTTTACCAACCCTACCGCCCTGAACCTGGAATTCATCGGACCGCGATTATTCATGAATCCGCAACATTAGGCGCCAACGTCTCGGTTGGGGCCCATGTGGTGATTGATGCCAATGTGACGGTGGGAGACGAGGTTTGTATCGGTGCCAACGTGGTGGTGTATCCCGGAGTTGTCATCGGCGATCGCTGCTATCTCCATGCCAACTGCACCATCCATGAACGGACTCAAATTGGTGTCGATTGTAGGATACAAAGTGGTGTAGTTTTGGGCGCGGAAGGCTTTGGCTTTGTTCCGAGTGCCCATGGACTAAAACGGATGGAACAATCCGGCTGCGTCATTATTGAAGCGGGAGTCGAAATTGGCTGTAACTCCACCGTTGATCGTCCCGCTGTGGGAGAAACCCGGATTGGGGCAAATACTAAAATTGATAACTTAGTCCAAATTGGCCATGGCTGTCGTATTGGTAAAAACTGCGCCATTTGTGCCCAAGTGGGATTAGCGGGAGGCGTTACCCTTGGGGATGGAGTCACCCTAGCGGGGCAAGTTGGCGTGGCTAACCGGGCTAAAATCGGTGCGGGTGCGACTGCCTCGGCCAAAACGGGCATTCATCGCGACGTGAAAGCTGGCGCCCTCGTCTCAGGATTTCCAGCCATTGATAATGCTCTATGGCGACGTAGTGCCGCCTTATACAAACGCCTACCGGAACTTTATCAAAGCCTGCGGCAAATTCAACAGCGTCTTAACCAGGATTCCTAG
- a CDS encoding AbrB family transcriptional regulator: protein MTEALSEKPTPLTGKALLTKVKELSHLPRRETAKRCGYYNITKNQQTRVNLTDFYDAVLAAKGIPLDPDGAKDGRGREPTYKVSVHKNGQIVIGSTYTNAMGLKPGDEFEIKLGYKHIHLIQMDRADGDENGAGGDDE, encoded by the coding sequence ATGACTGAAGCACTTTCGGAAAAACCCACGCCGCTGACTGGAAAGGCGTTACTTACAAAAGTCAAAGAACTGTCTCACTTACCTCGGCGAGAAACCGCCAAGCGTTGTGGCTACTACAACATCACTAAGAATCAGCAAACCCGTGTAAATCTGACGGATTTCTATGATGCGGTGTTGGCAGCCAAAGGGATTCCCCTCGATCCCGACGGCGCAAAGGATGGACGCGGTCGCGAACCGACTTACAAAGTGAGCGTTCACAAGAATGGACAGATCGTCATCGGTTCGACCTATACCAATGCCATGGGGTTAAAACCCGGCGACGAGTTTGAAATTAAGTTGGGTTACAAACACATTCACTTAATTCAGATGGATCGCGCTGACGGCGACGAAAATGGTGCTGGTGGCGACGACGAGTAA
- a CDS encoding CPBP family intramembrane glutamic endopeptidase yields MTSPPTLPCFGGDAIATGIQMSQFLRVLEAGVGAFCRQFSPQRELGVEISPVLKIGLFFIVWLGIWLPILIPLAWRWRWYPSRPLTPSRKLALVGSLYLLFPLALWGLRRVAGVNFFYYGPRFPAADFPMLSLGVAIGIFSVTILMAVQKMAGWISWNLTWTAQDRVRQFLLALLLGIWIGGTEEFIFRGLVQQELQQQGSVWFAATITSGIFALLHLIWQPRQTLPQLPGLWLMGMVLTLACVVTQGELSLAWGLHGGWVCAMIWIDSSQASQPTGVVPPWVTGLGEHPLAGILGIVLLAATGAVLWFSNVPVLRLTG; encoded by the coding sequence TTGACTTCCCCCCCAACCCTTCCCTGTTTTGGGGGAGATGCGATCGCAACAGGGATTCAGATGTCTCAGTTTTTGAGAGTCCTAGAGGCTGGAGTTGGAGCCTTTTGCCGTCAATTTTCTCCCCAAAGAGAGTTAGGGGTCGAGATCTCACCTGTGCTAAAGATTGGCTTATTTTTTATCGTCTGGTTAGGAATCTGGTTACCCATCCTGATTCCCCTAGCCTGGCGCTGGAGGTGGTATCCGTCTCGTCCCCTGACTCCTTCACGAAAACTCGCCCTAGTGGGTAGTCTTTACCTCCTGTTTCCCCTGGCTTTGTGGGGACTGCGACGGGTGGCCGGAGTTAATTTTTTCTATTATGGCCCCCGGTTCCCAGCTGCTGATTTCCCGATGCTCAGTCTAGGGGTCGCAATCGGGATTTTTAGCGTTACGATTTTGATGGCCGTGCAGAAAATGGCGGGTTGGATTTCCTGGAACTTAACCTGGACGGCTCAGGATAGAGTCCGGCAATTCCTATTGGCCCTGTTGTTGGGGATTTGGATTGGTGGAACTGAAGAATTTATCTTTCGAGGACTGGTGCAACAGGAACTGCAACAGCAAGGGTCTGTTTGGTTCGCCGCGACGATCACCAGTGGAATTTTTGCACTACTCCATTTAATTTGGCAACCGCGTCAAACCTTACCACAACTGCCTGGACTTTGGCTGATGGGTATGGTGCTGACCCTGGCTTGTGTCGTCACTCAGGGAGAGTTGAGTTTAGCATGGGGGTTACATGGCGGCTGGGTCTGCGCCATGATTTGGATCGATAGCTCTCAAGCGAGTCAGCCGACTGGAGTGGTTCCCCCCTGGGTGACGGGGTTGGGGGAACATCCTCTCGCCGGAATCCTAGGAATCGTCCTCTTGGCGGCAACGGGAGCCGTCTTGTGGTTCTCGAACGTTCCAGTTTTGAGACTTACCGGTTGA
- a CDS encoding glycogen debranching protein has product MTIWVCEQIDPSGIVQACIASEDESQARACHESFTNDLDEFQTSQGWTAQLRTVKSWDEVPVTPLKLNR; this is encoded by the coding sequence ATGACTATTTGGGTTTGCGAACAAATCGATCCCAGTGGTATCGTCCAAGCCTGCATCGCCAGCGAGGACGAAAGCCAAGCACGAGCTTGTCATGAATCGTTCACCAACGATCTTGATGAATTTCAGACATCTCAGGGCTGGACGGCTCAACTACGAACAGTAAAATCCTGGGACGAGGTTCCCGTCACCCCCCTCAAACTCAACCGGTAA
- a CDS encoding M42 family metallopeptidase, protein MQFERLFTSIEDLVMCHSPSGMETEINQHLQERFRDLGVEYYGDRADNLIAKIPGEQEEGAIAITAHKDEIGAIVKGIDSEGRVSIRKLGGSFPWVYGEGVVDLLGDHATCSGILSFGSRHVSHESPQKLLQESRPLEWQQAWIETKRTPEDLNALGIRPGTRVVVGKHRKRPFRLDNYIASYTLDNKASLAILLALAARLQRPAVTVYLVASAKEEVGALGALYFSNHQVLDALIALEICPLAPEYPITDGEAPVLLSQDGYGIYDEGLTQQLKQAAESRQIPIQQAVISGFGSDASIAMKLGHVARGACLGFPTQNTHGYEIAHLGAIAHCVEILAAYCEQRQNFQP, encoded by the coding sequence TTGCAATTTGAACGCCTATTTACCAGCATCGAAGACTTAGTCATGTGCCATTCCCCAAGTGGGATGGAAACGGAGATTAACCAACATCTCCAGGAGCGATTTCGAGACTTGGGGGTGGAGTATTATGGCGATCGCGCCGATAACCTGATTGCCAAGATTCCAGGGGAACAGGAGGAGGGGGCGATCGCCATTACGGCCCACAAAGACGAAATCGGGGCTATTGTCAAAGGAATTGATAGCGAGGGACGAGTCTCAATTCGTAAATTGGGAGGCTCCTTTCCCTGGGTGTATGGCGAAGGGGTCGTGGATTTACTCGGAGATCACGCCACCTGTTCCGGGATTCTCAGTTTTGGCTCCCGTCACGTTTCCCATGAATCCCCGCAAAAGCTCTTACAAGAAAGCCGACCCCTAGAATGGCAACAAGCCTGGATCGAAACGAAACGCACCCCTGAAGACCTCAACGCCCTGGGGATTCGCCCAGGAACGCGGGTGGTGGTGGGCAAACACCGCAAACGCCCCTTTCGCTTAGATAACTACATCGCCAGCTACACCCTCGACAACAAGGCCTCCCTGGCCATTCTCCTGGCCCTAGCCGCCCGCTTGCAACGCCCAGCGGTTACCGTCTATCTCGTGGCCTCAGCCAAGGAAGAAGTCGGGGCCCTGGGGGCCTTGTATTTCAGCAATCACCAGGTATTAGATGCCCTAATTGCCCTAGAAATTTGTCCCCTGGCCCCGGAATATCCCATTACCGATGGTGAGGCTCCCGTCCTCTTGTCCCAGGATGGCTATGGCATTTACGACGAGGGCTTAACCCAACAGTTGAAGCAGGCGGCTGAGTCGCGACAGATTCCCATCCAACAGGCGGTGATTAGTGGTTTTGGCAGTGATGCCTCCATTGCCATGAAACTCGGTCATGTGGCCCGGGGGGCTTGCCTGGGCTTTCCCACCCAGAACACCCATGGTTATGAGATCGCTCATTTGGGGGCGATCGCCCATTGTGTGGAGATTTTAGCCGCCTATTGTGAGCAACGCCAAAATTTTCAGCCTTAG